A genomic segment from Scomber japonicus isolate fScoJap1 chromosome 11, fScoJap1.pri, whole genome shotgun sequence encodes:
- the scn1laa gene encoding sodium channel, voltage-gated, type I-like, alpha, giving the protein MAQLLVPPGPESFRRFSRESLSAIEKRISEEKAKKPKGEKGEKKKRNDENERKPSRDLQEGKSLPFQYGDIPKGMVSTPLEDLDPYYSNQRTFLVLNRGKFIFRFNATPALYLLSPFNPLRRISMKILVHSLFNMVIMFTIITNCVFMTLSQPPDWAKIVEYTFTAIYTFESLVKILARGFCLGKFTFLRDPWNWLDFSVIVMAYVTEFVNLGNVSALRTFRVLRAIKAISVIPGLKTIVGALFQSVKKLSDVMILTVFCLSVFALIGLQLFMGHLQQKCVLNVTDTNDINPLNESLYYRLPGKKDALLCGFSTAAGQCPEGYKCVRMGRNPDYGYTSFDTFGWAFLALFRLMTQDYWENLYQQTLRAAGKPYMIFFVLVIFLGSFYLVNLILAVVAMAYEEQSQATIKEAKEKEEEFQAMLEQLRRQQENAQAALLAGAAESEEDGNKGNGTGSSSDISKLSSKSAKERRNRRKKRKEEEGKGADEKFPKSESQDSIRKARCRFSVDANLLNYDMKCSSAHQSFLSFRGPLFSSRRNSRTSIFSFRTQAQDMGSENEFADDENSIFEDNLSRRGSLFVPRRCDRRSSSMSQCSFLPHFLLAPSGIKRSSVDCNGVVSLVGGNSLPSSPVGLLLPKVTVDMASTGDNADTTDTECQQACRGTNQESMDFLEGPEARNRTYSVASVITSTMEELEESRQKCPPCWYNFAHKFLIWECCPRWLKVKKVVRLIVMDPFMDLTITICIVLNTLFMAMDHYPMSKYFNRVLSVGNMVFTGIFTAEMVLKIIALDPYYYFQEGWNIFDGIIVSLSLMELGLSNVVGMSVLRSFRLLRVFKLAKSWPTLNTLIKIIGNSVGALGNLTLVLAIIVFIFAVVGMQLFGKNYKDCVCKISEDCTLPRWHMNDFFHSFLIVFRVLCGEWIETMWDCMEVSGPHMCIIVYMMVMVIGNLVVLNLFLALLLSSFSADNLAATEDDSDTNNMQIAIGRIHRGIAFAKSLLRSTCNSVCLRDKKKKKGEEKSLDELHKPLGPNGVPNHTIKDFPKNGNGDVTGVDKNGDKYIVVISKSDDSIMSFINNPSLTVTVPIAVGESDFENLNTEDFSSASSDIEDDDDDDDGQLSSSEGSTVDFGEAGDGRESLDFELHDSLDPDPCFPAGCVQKFQCCQVNAEVGWCKIWWTLRKTCYEIVEHTWFESFIIFMILLSSGALAFEDVYIEQRKTIKTVLEFSDKIFTYIFILEMLLKWVAYGFAKYFTNAWCWLDFLIVDVSLVSLAANAMGKSDLGAIKSLRTLRALRPLRALSRFEGMRVVVNALLGAIPSIFNVLLVCLIFWLIFSIMGVNLFAGKYGYCVNRTTDKIFSPNDVKNKTECDALKEGARWKSVKINFDNVGMGYLALLQVATFKGWMPIMYAAVDSPGKQEEQPEREINMIMYLYFVVFIIFGAFFTLNLFIGVIIDNFNQQKKKFGGQDIFMTEEQKKYYNAMKKLGSKKPQKPIPRPSNKIQGYIFDFTTKQAFDIVIMALIWLNMVAMMVETADQTEQKGNVLYWINVCFIIIFTGECLLKMISLRQYYFTNGWNIFDFIVVILSIIGTFLSEIIEKYFVSPTLFRVIRLARIGRILRLIKSAKGIRTLLFALMMSLPALFNIGLLLFLVMFIYAIFGMSNFAYVKKEDGIDDLFNFETFGNSMICLFQITTSGGWDGLLAPILNSNEDECNSTTEHPGSSVKGDCGNPPVGIAFFVSYIIVCFLIVVNMYIAVILENFSVATEESAEPLSEDDFEMFYEVWEKFDPRATQFMEYNKLPQFADALEPPLRIAMPNKIELISMDLPMVSGERIHCLDILFAFTKRVLGEGGEMDILRGQMEERFMASNPSKVSYEPITTTLRRKQEDTSALVIQRAYRHYLSVHAAIKPSDKSRNDIQKDEPLSDKENPVTDKLSVSSADKNDLTPSTASQPLCNSVTTNGKNKYEKDKSEKEVMGKDVREQDM; this is encoded by the exons ATGGCACAGTTGCTTGTACCACCAGGACCAGAAAGCTTCCGTCGCTTCAGTCGTGAGTCCCTCTCTGCCATCGAGAAACGTATCTCTGAAGAGAAAGCTAAGAAACcaaagggagagaagggagagaagaaaaaacgaaatgatgaaaatgagcGTAAGCCCAGCCGTGACCTGCAGGAGGGCAAATCACTCCCTTTTCAGTATGGGGACATTCCCAAAGGAATGGTCTCAACACCGTTGGAGGACCTGGATCCCTACTACAGCAATCAGAGA ACTTTCCTAGTATTAAACAGAGGAAAGTTCATCTTCCGCTTCAATGCCACTCCTGCCTTGTACCTCCTGAGTCCCTTCAACCCTCTTAGAAGAATATCAATGAAGATTTTGGTACACTC ATTATTCAACATGGTGATCATGTTCACTATCATCACCAACTGTGTATTCATGACACTGAGTCAACCGCCTGACTGGGCAAAGATTGTAGA ATACACATTTACTGCAATCTATACATTTGAATCCCTCGTTAAGATTTTAGCCCGAGGATTCTGTTTAGGGAAGTTCACATTTCTTAGAGATCCCTGGAACTGGCTGGATTTCTCTGTTATTGTCATGGC GTATGTAACCGAGTTTGTGAACCTAGGCAATGTCTCAGCTCTTCGCACATTCAGAGTGCTGAGAGCTATTAAAGCTATTTCAGTTATCCCAG GCCTGAAGACCATCGTTGGTGCATTGTTCCAGTCAGTGAAGAAGCTGTCTGATGTGATGATCCTGACTGTCTTCTGCCTGAGTGTCTTTGCCCTCATAGGGTTACAACTGTTTATGGGCCATTTACAGCAAAAGTGTGTACTGAATGTCACAGACACGAATGACATAAACCCGCTCAATGAGA GTTTGTATTATCGCCTCCCAGGCAAAAAGGATGCATTGCTTTGTGGATTCTCCACTGCAGCTGG GCAGTGTCCAGAGGGGTACAAATGTGTAAGAATGGGAAGGAACCCCGACTATGGTTACACCAGCTTTGACACATTTGGTTGGGCCTTCCTTGCTCTGTTCAGATTGATGACACAAGATTACTGGGAAAACCTCTACCAGCAG ACATTACGGGCAGCTGGAAAGCCCTACATGATCTTTTTTGTGCTGGTGATATTCCTTGGTTCCTTCTACCTGGTCAACCTGATCTTGGCTGTAGTAGCTATGGCATATGAGGAGCAGAGCCAGGCCACAATTAAGGAGGctaaggagaaggaagaagagttTCAGGCTATGCTTGAACAGCTGAGACGGCAGCAAGAGAATGCTCAG GCAGCATTATTAGCAGGCGCTGCAGAGAGTGAGGAGGATGGCAACAAAGGTAATGGTACTGGGAGTTCCTCGGACATCTCCAAGCTCAGCTCCAAAAGTGCCAAAGAGAGACGCAACAGgcgaaaaaaaagaaaggaggaagagggcaAAGGGGCTGATGAGAAGTTTCCAAAATCCGAGTCTCAGGACAGTATACGCAAAGCCCGATGCCGCTTCTCTGTGGATGCAAACCTGCTCAACTATGACATGAAATGCTCGTCTGCTCATCAG TCCTTTCTAAGTTTTCGTGGACCCCTGTTCTCATCTCGACGGAACAGCAGAACCAGCATTTTCAGTTTCCGAACCCAAGCACAGGACATGGGCTCAGAAAATGAGTTTGCCGATGATGAAAACAGCATTTTTGAGGACAACCTTAGTCGGAGGGGCTCTTTGTTTGTTCCCCGGAGGTGTGATCGACGTAGCAGCAGTATGAGCCAGTGCAGCTTTTTGCCACATTTCCTACTTGCACCCAGTGGGATCAAGCGCAGCTCTGTTGACTGTAATGGAGTTGTGTCTCTGGTTGGTGGAAATTCACTCCCATCATCACCCGTGGGGCTTCTTCTTCCTAAAGTGACAGTGGATATGGCCTCTACCGGAGACAAT GCTGACACCACTGACACTGAGTGCCAACAGGCTTGCAGAGGAACAAACCAGGAGTCTATGGACTTCCTTGAGGGTCCAGAAGCCAGAAACAGAACTTATAGTGTAGCTAGTGTCATAACTAGCACAATGGAGG AGCTTGAAGAGTCAAGGCAGAAGTGTCCTCCTTGCTGGTACAATTTCGCCCACAAGTTCCTCATCTGGGAATGTTGTCCAAGGTGGCTCAAGGTCAAGAAGGTGGTTAGACTAATTGTGATGGATCCATTCATGGACCTAACCATCACCATCTGCATTGTGCTCAACACATTATTTATGGCCATGGATCATTATCCAATGTCCAAATATTTCAACCGTGTGTTGTCTGTGGGCAATATG GTATTCACTGGCATCTTCACAGCTGAAATGGTCTTAAAGATCATTGCTTTGGACCCATACTATTACTTTCAGGAGGGATGGAATATTTTTGATGGAATCATTGTCAGTTTAAGCTTGATGGAGCTTGGTTTGTCAAATGTGGTTGGCATGTCTGTCCTAAGATCATTTAGATTG ctgAGAGTATTCAAATTGGCTAAATCGTGGCCCACTCTTAACACATTGATAAAAATAATTGGTAACTCAGTTGGGGCTTTGGGCAACCTGACCCTGGTGCTGGCCATCATTGTCTTCATCTTTGCTGTAGTGGGCATGCAGCTGTTTGGAAAAAACTACAAggattgtgtgtgtaaaatctcAGAAGACTGCACACTGCCCCGTTGGCACATGAATgacttttttcattcattcctcattGTGTTCCGAGTGCTTTGTGGAGAGTGGATAGAGACCATGTGGGACTGTATGGAGGTGTCTGGACCGCACATGTGCATCATAGTCTACATGATGGTCATGGTTATTGGAAACCTTGTG GTGCTGAATCTGTTCCTGGCCCTGCTGCTGAGTTCATTCAGTGCTGACAACCTGGCAGCAACGGAAGATGACAGTGATACGAACAATATGCAGATTGCCATTGGACGGATTCACAGAGGCATTGCCTTCGCCAAGTCCCTGCTTCGAAGCACCTGCAACAGTGTCTGTCTCAGggataagaagaaaaagaagggtgAGGAGAAATCCCTGGACGAACTCCACAAACCTTTAGGACCCAATGGTGTCCCCAACCATACGATCAAAGACTTTCCCAAGAATGGCAATGGAGATGTGACTGGAGTTGACAAAAATGGCGACAAGTACATCGTCGTCATTAGCAAGAGTGATGATTCCATAATGTCTTTCATCAACAATCCCAGTCTGACTGTCACTGTTCCTATCGCTGTGGGAGAGTCTGACTTTGAAAACCTCAACACAGAGGACTTCAGCAGTGCCTCATCTGAT attgaagatgatgatgatgatgatgatggtcagCTCAGTTCCTCAGAGGGCAGCACAGTGGACTTTGGGGAAGCTGGGGATGGAAGAGAGTCTCTAGACTTTGAACTACATGATTCACTAGATCCTGATCCCTGTTTTCCTGCCG GCTGTGTGCAAAAGTTCCAATGTTGTCAGGTAAATGCGGAGGTGGGCTGGTGTAAAATATGGTGGACGCTGAGAAAGACCTGTTATGAGATAGTGGAGCACACATGGTTTGAGAGCTTCATCATCTTCATGATCCTGCTTAGCAGCGGGGCACTG GCATTTGAAGATGTTTACATTGAGCAGAGGAAGACCATTAAAACAGTGTTGGAATTTTCAGACAAAATCTTCACCTATATCTTCATTCTGGAGATGTTACTGAAGTGGGTTGCGTATGGATTTGCCAAGTATTTCACAAATGCCTGGTGTTGGCTGGACTTCCTCATTGTTGAT GTTTCTCTGGTCAGTCTGGCAGCCAATGCCATGGGAAAATCTGACCTTGGTGCCATCAAGTCTCTGAGAACCCTGCGAGCTCTGAGGCCCCTGAGAGCCCTGTCACGATTTGAGGGCATGAGG GTGGTTGTCAATGCCCTGCTAGGagccattccttccatcttcaaTGTGTTGTTGGTATGTCTCATCTTCTGGCTCATCTTCAGCATCATGGGAGTCAATCTATTCGCAGGAAAGTACGGCTATTGTGTCAACAGAACCACAGATAAGATTTTCTCTCCAAACGACGTGAAGAACAAGACAGAATGTGATGCCTTGAAAGAAGGTGCTCGCTGGAAGAGTGTTAAAATCAACTTCGATAATGTTGGCATGGGTTACCTTGCACTGCTGCAAGTG GCCACGTTCAAGGGCTGGATGCCCATAATGTATGCTGCTGTGGACTCTCCAGGCAAG CAAGAAGaacaaccagagagagagatcaacATGATTATGTAcctgtattttgttgttttcattatatttgGAGCCTTCTTCACACTCAATCTCTTTATTGGTGTTATCATAGACAATTTCAatcagcaaaagaaaaag TTTGGAGGTCAAGACATCTTCATGACTGAGGAACAGAAGAAGTACTACAATGCCATGAAAAAGTTGGGGTCAAAGAAACCACAAAAACCTATTCCTAGACCATCA AACAAGATTCAAGGATACATCTTTGACTTCACCACAAAACAAGCATTTGATATTGTCATAATGGCCCTCATATGGCTCAATATGGTAGCGATGATGGTGGAAACTGCTGACCAAACAGAGCAAAAGGGCAATGTTCTGTACTGGATTAATGTGTGCTTCATTATCATCTTCACTGGAGAGTGTTTATTGAAGATGATCTCACTCCGCCAGTACTATTTCACAAATGGGTGGAATATATTTGATTTCATCGTAGTCATTCTGTCAATCATTG GCACATTTCTCTCAGAGATAATTGAGAAGTATTTTGTTTCACCAACCTTGTTCAGAGTCATCCGATTGGCTCGAATTGGCCGCATCCTCCGCCTTATTAAAAGTGCCAAAGGAATCCGCACCCTGTTGTTTgccttgatgatgtcacttcctgcctTGTTCAACATTGGTCTCCTGCTTTTCTTGGTGATGTTTATCTACGCCATCTTTGGCATGTCAAACTTTGCTTACGTCAAGAAAGAAGACGGTATTGATGACCTTTTCAATTTTGAGACATTTGGAAACAGCATGATCTGTTTGTTCCAGATCACCACATCTGGAGGATGGGATGGCCTGCTAGCTCCCATTCTTAACAGTAATGAAGATGAGTGTAACAGTACCACAGAGCATCCTGGCAGTTCTGTTAAAGGAGACTGTGGAAATCCTCCCGTGGGAATTGCCTTCTTTGTGAGCTACATTATTGTTTGTTTCCTTATTGTGGTGAATATGTACATTGCAGTCATCCTGGAAAACTTCAGTGTGGCCACTGAAGAGAGTGCCGAACCACTGAGTGAGGAcgattttgaaatgttttatgaggtCTGGGAGAAGTTTGACCCTCGTGCAACCCAATTCATGGAGTACAATAAGCTGCCACAATTTGCTGATGCTCTAGAACCACCATTACGCATTGCCATGCCTAACAAGATCGAACTGATCTCTATGGATCTCCCCATGGTGAGTGGTGAACGCATTCACTGCCTGGACATCCTGTTTGCATTCACAAAACGTGTTCTTGGCGAGGGTGGGGAAATGGACATCCTAAGGGGGCAGATGGAGGAGCGCTTCATGGCCTCCAATCCTTCCAAAGTGTCCTATGAACCCATCACTACCACCCTCCGCCGTAAACAGGAGGACACATCAGCCTTGGTCATCCAGAGAGCATACAGACATTATTTAAGCGTACATGCTGCCATTAAGCCCTCTGACAAATCCAGGAATGATATTCAGAAGGATGAACCACTCAGTGACAAAGAGAATCCTGTCACAGACAAACTCAGTGTCTCTAGTGCGGATAAAAATGACCTAACACCTTCAACAGCCTCTCAACCTCTATGTAACAGTGTGAcaacaaatggaaaaaacaaatatgaaaaagacaaaagtgaaAAGGAGGTTATGGGTAAAGATGTCAGGGAGCAAGATATGTGA
- the slc38a11 gene encoding putative sodium-coupled neutral amino acid transporter 11 — MAQQFQLNSEQGTTLIPAEKVGRESRSSMISASFNFINSIIGSGIIGLPYALNQAGLPLGFLLLIVVAFITDYSIILLIKGGNLSGTNSYQSLVQSTFGFPGFLILSGLQFLYPFIAMISYNITTGDTMTKIFQRIPGVGPDHILAERHFVILLSTLLFTLPLSLYRNIEKLGKVSFLSMVLTFIILIIVIIRAATFGPQIPPTENAWAFAKWNAIQAVGVMSFAFICHHNSFLIYGSLEQPTLTNWSRVTHISVGSALIISAAFAVAGYATFTGYTQGDIFENYCRNDNLATFGRFCFGLSIITTFPLECFVTREVVTNVLCCRDLSKAEHVAITLLIVAVCTSISLAYDCLGIVLELNGVLCATPLIFIIPSACYLKLSMGHWFQSENLVPIILILLGLFVMVTGLIMTGLYPQDCSHGVEMFYCADANISGTVPPV; from the exons ATGGCTCAGCAG ttccagCTTAACAGTGAACAAGGGACCACATTAATTCCTGCAGAAAAAGTTGGAAGGGAGTCAAGAAGTTCAATGATATCTGcttcttttaattttattaattcCATTATAGGATCTGGAATCATAG GTTTACCATATGCATTGAACCAGGCGGGGCTCCCCCTTGGCTTCCTGCTTTTGATAGTTGTTGCATTCATCACAG ACTATTCAATCATACTATTAATCAAAGGAGGGAACCTGTCAGGGACAAACAGTTATCAGTCACTGGTACAAAGCACATTTGGTTTCCCTGGATTCCTCATTTTATCTGGACTGCAGTTCCTTTACCCTTTCATTG CTATGATTAGCTACAACATCACAACAGGTGACACAATGACCAAAATATTTCAGAGAATACCTGGAG TTGGTCCAGATCACATACTTGCAGAGCGTCACTTTGTTATCTTGCTATCAACCCTTTTATTCACGCTGCCTCTCTCACTTTATCGAAACATTGAGAAACTTGGGAAG GTGTCCTTCCTGTCAATGGTGCTGACATTTATCATCCTCATCATTGTAATCATCAGAGCAGCTACCTTTGGCCCACAAAT CCCTCCTACAGAGAATGCATGGGCATTTGCAAAGTGGAATGCAATTCAGGCAGTTGGTGTAATGTCTTTTG ccTTTATATGCCATCACAACAGCTTCCTGATCTATGGCTCTCTGGAGCAGCCCACACTAACCAACTGGTCACGAGTCACACACATCTCTGTAGGCTCTGCACTAATAATTAGTGCCGCATTCGCTGTTGCAGGCTATGCCACCTTCACTGGGTACACACAAG gagATATATTTGAGAACTACTGCAGAAATGATAACCTGGCAACATTTGGTCGTTTCTGTTTTGGCCTCAGCATAATAACCACATTTCCACTGGAGTGTTTTGTTACACGAGAG GTTGTAACCAATGTCCTCTGCTGTAGGGATCTTTCAAAAGCTGAACATGTGGCCATAACCTTGCTCATAGTTGCAGTCTGTACATCAATATCTTTGGCCTATGACTGTCTGGGAATTGTTTTGGAGCTGAAT GGTGTTTTGTGTGCCACACCGCTGATCTTCATCATCCCATCTGCATGTTACCTCAAACTCTCCATGGGCCATTGGTTTCAGAGTGAAAACTTGGTGCCCATCATTTTGATATTACTTGGCTTGTTTGTCATGGTCACTGGTTTGATCATGACTGGCCTATACCCACAAGACTGTTCACACGGTGTGGAGATGTTCTACTGTGCGGATGCCAACATCTCTGGCACTGTACCACCTGTATAA